Part of the Zygotorulaspora mrakii chromosome 2, complete sequence genome, aAGAGCTACAATGAACCACAGCTCTACAGTTTTCGTAGTTTTTGTTAATGGTGAAGCTGTGCTCGATAAGGACAAGAATTCGATACTTCTGACGCATTTGAAGGATGACACCAAGTTGGACGATGCCATTCGTAAACTCGTTCCATTAATGAACACTGCTGGCATCAGAATGCTAGAGTCTGGAGTGAATATTACGTTCTTGGGCCTTATGGAACCTGATAAAAGATCTGCAGATGTCGTAAGTGACAATTTGTTCATCCATAAAGACATATATAGAGGTGTTCCTTATTATGGGATTGATATAAGACCGAATTCGGGTACTCTGATTAAACCAGAGGATGTTGAGCATctgttgaaaatggaaacaGTCAAGCGAATGTCCGTGTTTGAAATGAACAATGCCATAGCGTCATTGTATTCACATGCTAAGATGTATTTAAATTGGCTTGGCAAATTTAAGTATTGTCCCGATTGCGGGAGTGCGCTTTACCCGGTAGATGGAGGTACCAAGTTAAAATGCAGTAATCCAGATTTAACCCAGTACTGTGAAGTACGTGACTTACCAGTTAACAATGTGTGCTTCCCACGTACCGATCCAGTAGTTATTATTGCGATAACGACTAGAGATTTTAGCAAGATCTGTTTAGCACGTAATAAGAGAAGAATTGGTAGTAATGTTATGTACAGTACCATTGCAGGATTTATGGAGCCTGCGGAAACAATAGAAAAAGCTTGTTCTAGAGAGATCTGGGAGGAAACAGGTGTTAAATGTAGCGAAGTTTCACTAGTCTGCAGTCAACCGTGGCCGTATCCTGTAAACCTCATGATCGGATGCTATGGTATAGTCGATTTCAATGGAGACAATGAAATTATCAATCTGAAccatgatgatgaaatcaTGGATGCAAGATGGTTTGATACCAAAGATATCTCAGAGGCAATCGATAATTACAGTGGCAAGGGCTTTGTGGACTTTTCGATGGATAAAATAACATTTCCTGGATCAACAGCTATCGCTCACCATCTCATTAAGTTGATTTGTGACAAATTTAAGAGATCTCAAGGATCTTTGTAAATTTATTTATATAGACTGTTCTTAATGCACGTTTTTCTTCCCTTCCAAGCATGATATCCGTCTTGAATggaaaagctgaaaaaaaagcgaTAAAAGGATATCTCGTTCTTGTACCATCAATTCTAGTAGTTGCGTGAAAGCTTGTAAGAGGATCAAGGGGGTTAACATGGTTCAAATTGTTGGTCACAGGGCTTTCAAAGGTCAATACATTGAAAATACATCTATTGCATTCGAAAGGGCATATGAGGCCAAGTCTGAGATCATAGAGACAGATCTACAAATGACAAGAGATGGTGTCGTCGTTGTGAACCATGACTCAGACACTGGAAGGATTTGGGATCATGAAATGGTTATTTCGGAACATAATTATGATGAAGTAAGTAAACTAAGATGTAAAGATGATGCCActttgaagatgttgaCGTTAGTCGAACTTTTAGAGTGGGCTGTTGATCATCCAAATACAAGACTAATGTTGGATATTAAGTTTAGCAATAATAAGATTATTTTGATCAAGGCGTACGCAGCTATGTTAAGTGTAAAGAATGATATCAAGTATTGGCAATCAAGGGTTATTTGGGGGTTATGGCTAGTCGACTGGTTCGAGTATGGTGTCGAAACAGGTGTGttaaaagattttgatataGTGGTAATTTCGTTTTCTCTGGATATTGTGAAACAATTCGTCGAATATTCCCACTCATTGAATAACCCACATTATAAACTATTTGGAATAAGTATTCATTTCGTTGCTTCATGGACTGAAAGGTTTAGAAATATCATGTTACCAGTTCTTCAAGAAAGAGGAGTTAAAATCTTTCTCTGGACTG contains:
- the NPY1 gene encoding NAD(+) diphosphatase (similar to Saccharomyces cerevisiae NPY1 (YGL067W); ancestral locus Anc_6.216), whose translation is MSDLGTAVAVNNGDNGMFFGCESLNRISFLRSDIEFIRATMNHSSTVFVVFVNGEAVLDKDKNSILLTHLKDDTKLDDAIRKLVPLMNTAGIRMLESGVNITFLGLMEPDKRSADVVSDNLFIHKDIYRGVPYYGIDIRPNSGTLIKPEDVEHLLKMETVKRMSVFEMNNAIASLYSHAKMYLNWLGKFKYCPDCGSALYPVDGGTKLKCSNPDLTQYCEVRDLPVNNVCFPRTDPVVIIAITTRDFSKICLARNKRRIGSNVMYSTIAGFMEPAETIEKACSREIWEETGVKCSEVSLVCSQPWPYPVNLMIGCYGIVDFNGDNEIINLNHDDEIMDARWFDTKDISEAIDNYSGKGFVDFSMDKITFPGSTAIAHHLIKLICDKFKRSQGSL
- the PGC1 gene encoding phosphatidylglycerol phospholipase (similar to Saccharomyces cerevisiae YPL206C; ancestral locus Anc_6.217) produces the protein MVQIVGHRAFKGQYIENTSIAFERAYEAKSEIIETDLQMTRDGVVVVNHDSDTGRIWDHEMVISEHNYDEVSKLRCKDDATLKMLTLVELLEWAVDHPNTRLMLDIKFSNNKIILIKAYAAMLSVKNDIKYWQSRVIWGLWLVDWFEYGVETGVLKDFDIVVISFSLDIVKQFVEYSHSLNNPHYKLFGISIHFVASWTERFRNIMLPVLQERGVKIFLWTVNKLIDFKYMSGLPVYGVVTDDPIVARQLCIEYPYISEFTVPAWTTFNGLRFHVYLIVYEIVCSLLLKPWVHRQFAGFSFAYFLFLSLRKMHLL